One Echinicola strongylocentroti DNA window includes the following coding sequences:
- a CDS encoding TIM-barrel domain-containing protein — MYSTKLIFALILTAVMAACSSSASEHVLTENSITITLPSDEPTAPKQVRLEVITENIIRVSSSPQDKLPPSSSLMITDKLPSPPTWEQVETADSICLKTSQLQAWVSKQTGEVTFKSASGNSILSEAPSGKAFGPPADLDQDGIFSIRQSFESDADEALYGLGQQQTGLFNYKGYHVDLTQYNSVVAVPFLVSSRNYAILWDNYSITKFGDDRDPMPLSELRLYDANGKEGFLTAIYANDKSRPDEGLIEQEGHIAYAFLDDLNKIPKDFDMANGVATWQGKLQARKNGMHHFHMTYSGYIKVWANGKLLVDRWRESWNPGPLVFDVPLDTAAATDFKIEWIPESTQSFLSLKFLPPDPHKTDSTYTFRSEAGKMLDYYFVAGNNMDELISGYRQLTGKAQVMPKWAMGFWQSRERYKTQEELLNTVAEYRKRNIPLDNIVQDWSYWPEDAWGSHDFDPARFPDPEGMIDQVHDQYQAHIMISVWPKFYEGIEHYRQFDEKGWLYKQNIINRQRDWIGEGYISTFYDAFNPGARELFWKQINEKLYSKGFDAWWLDATEPDVLSNASIQHRKSLMNPTALGSATEFFNGYPLVNAKGIYNGQRATNPDDRVFILTRSAFPGIQRYGAATWSGDISARFDELEQQIPAGLNFSLSGLPYWTTDIGGFFVEDKYDRPDPEGEALDEWRELNTRWYQYGTFTPLYRAHGQYPYREVFNIAPEGHPAYESIVFYNRLRYRLMPYIYSVTGSVHHDDYTIMRPLIMDFGEDTAVREIDDQFMFGPSILVNPVYHYKATSRSMYFPKGAGWYDLLTGVYQEGGVQKSVDAPYGKIPLYVQSGSIIPLGPAIEYTDEKPAEEITLFVYGGQNGSFELYEDEGTNYNYEQGKFSIIPITYNDPDKTLTIGDRKGNFEGMLTSRTFRIILVEKDHPVAYDPDLTSNIIINYTGEAVKVTLGEQWLNKSQ, encoded by the coding sequence ATGTACAGTACTAAGCTGATTTTTGCCCTTATCCTGACGGCCGTCATGGCGGCTTGTTCTTCCTCGGCAAGTGAGCATGTTCTAACTGAAAACAGCATCACCATTACCCTCCCTTCTGACGAGCCCACCGCACCTAAGCAAGTCCGACTGGAAGTCATCACGGAAAATATCATCCGTGTATCCTCTTCGCCGCAGGACAAGCTACCTCCTTCCTCCAGCCTGATGATCACCGACAAACTTCCCAGTCCACCAACCTGGGAACAAGTGGAAACGGCAGATTCCATCTGCCTTAAGACATCCCAGCTCCAAGCTTGGGTGTCCAAGCAAACAGGCGAAGTGACTTTTAAAAGTGCCTCCGGTAACAGCATCCTCAGTGAAGCCCCCTCCGGTAAGGCATTCGGTCCGCCTGCGGACCTGGATCAGGACGGTATTTTCTCTATCCGCCAAAGCTTCGAAAGCGATGCCGATGAAGCCCTTTATGGCCTTGGCCAGCAGCAAACCGGCTTGTTTAACTACAAAGGCTACCATGTAGACCTCACGCAGTACAACAGCGTGGTGGCGGTACCTTTTCTGGTATCTAGCCGCAACTATGCCATTCTTTGGGACAATTACTCCATTACCAAATTTGGTGATGACCGGGATCCCATGCCCCTGTCCGAGCTAAGGCTCTACGATGCCAACGGAAAGGAAGGCTTTCTCACGGCCATCTATGCCAATGACAAAAGCAGACCAGATGAAGGCCTGATCGAACAGGAAGGCCATATCGCCTATGCCTTTTTGGATGATCTGAACAAAATTCCCAAGGATTTTGACATGGCCAATGGGGTCGCCACGTGGCAAGGCAAGCTCCAAGCCAGGAAAAATGGCATGCACCATTTCCACATGACCTATTCTGGCTATATAAAAGTTTGGGCAAACGGTAAGTTACTGGTAGACCGCTGGCGGGAAAGCTGGAATCCTGGGCCATTGGTTTTTGACGTTCCACTGGATACGGCAGCAGCAACGGATTTTAAGATCGAATGGATTCCTGAATCCACCCAGTCTTTCCTCAGTCTAAAATTTCTCCCTCCTGATCCACACAAAACAGACAGCACCTATACCTTCCGTTCAGAAGCAGGCAAAATGCTGGATTACTATTTTGTGGCTGGCAATAATATGGATGAGCTTATCTCTGGTTACCGTCAGCTCACCGGCAAAGCCCAGGTCATGCCTAAATGGGCGATGGGTTTCTGGCAAAGTCGCGAACGATACAAAACCCAAGAGGAATTGCTGAACACTGTCGCCGAATATAGGAAGCGGAATATTCCACTGGATAATATCGTCCAAGATTGGTCTTATTGGCCGGAAGATGCTTGGGGAAGCCATGATTTTGATCCCGCACGCTTTCCTGATCCTGAAGGCATGATCGACCAAGTGCACGACCAATACCAGGCCCATATCATGATCTCGGTCTGGCCAAAATTCTACGAGGGAATCGAACATTACAGGCAGTTTGATGAAAAAGGTTGGCTCTATAAGCAAAACATCATTAACCGCCAGCGGGATTGGATCGGAGAAGGATATATCAGCACGTTTTACGATGCCTTTAACCCCGGTGCCCGAGAGCTTTTCTGGAAGCAGATCAACGAAAAACTGTACAGTAAGGGCTTCGATGCCTGGTGGCTCGACGCCACCGAACCCGACGTCCTCTCCAATGCCTCCATCCAACACCGCAAAAGCCTGATGAACCCAACAGCCTTGGGATCCGCCACGGAGTTCTTCAATGGCTATCCCTTGGTCAATGCCAAAGGCATCTATAACGGCCAGCGGGCCACCAATCCAGACGATCGAGTGTTCATTCTCACCCGTTCCGCTTTTCCCGGTATCCAGCGATATGGAGCGGCCACTTGGAGCGGTGACATTTCTGCCAGGTTTGATGAGTTGGAACAGCAAATCCCTGCTGGTCTGAATTTTTCATTATCGGGACTACCTTATTGGACCACAGATATTGGAGGCTTTTTTGTGGAAGACAAATACGACCGACCTGATCCTGAAGGCGAGGCCTTGGACGAGTGGCGTGAGCTGAACACGAGATGGTACCAATACGGTACATTTACTCCCCTTTATCGCGCTCACGGCCAGTATCCGTATCGAGAAGTATTCAATATTGCTCCTGAAGGGCATCCCGCCTATGAGTCCATTGTCTTTTATAATAGGCTACGCTATCGGTTGATGCCTTATATCTATTCGGTGACAGGAAGTGTCCATCATGATGACTACACCATTATGCGCCCTTTGATCATGGACTTTGGGGAAGATACGGCTGTCAGGGAAATCGATGACCAGTTTATGTTTGGTCCTTCGATTTTGGTCAATCCCGTTTACCATTACAAGGCTACCAGCAGGAGTATGTATTTCCCCAAAGGAGCTGGCTGGTACGATCTCTTAACGGGGGTCTACCAAGAGGGGGGTGTCCAGAAAAGCGTCGATGCTCCCTACGGAAAAATCCCTTTGTATGTGCAGTCAGGCAGCATCATCCCTCTTGGTCCTGCCATCGAATACACCGATGAGAAACCTGCGGAGGAGATAACCCTCTTCGTGTATGGAGGCCAAAACGGAAGCTTTGAACTCTACGAAGATGAAGGAACCAATTATAATTATGAACAAGGCAAGTTTTCTATCATCCCGATAACCTACAATGACCCTGACAAGACGCTGACCATAGGTGACCGCAAGGGAAATTTCGAAGGAATGTTGACTTCCAGAACTTTCAGGATCATTCTGGTAGAAAAAGACCATCCTGTGGCCTATGACCCTGATCTGACTTCTAATATCATTATCAATTACACTGGTGAAGCGGTAAAAGTAACATTGGGAGAACAATGGTTAAATAAAAGTCAATAA
- the acnA gene encoding aconitate hydratase AcnA — MSLDPYHIKKQLDTAKGSLSYWSLASLQEQGHKINQLPFSIRILLENALRNYDDFAITKEHTETLLNWKPEASDKDVPYKPARVLMQDFTGVPAVVDIASLRAEAVRKGKDPQKINPLIPVDLVVDHSVQVDYFGTNYSYKKNVDVEYERNGERYEFLKWAQKSFDNFSVVPPGMGICHQVNLEYLAKGVIERDGNVFPDTLVGTDSHTPMVNGIGVVGWGVGGIEAEAALLGQPIYFIMPQVVGLKLTGKLPLGTTATDMVLTITELLRKHGVVGKFVEVFGPGLDTLTVPDRATISNMSPEFGCTVTYFPIDDRTLDYMSKTNRSKDQIKLVEDYAKANMLWREDEESVNYSSLVELDLGTVEPTVSGPKRPQDKILVRNFKNKFGELLEEVHGREYIPIDKRDKSRWFSEGGGQPVDKPGDLPEDVEIATKTKNGLKTVEVKINNEEFALSDGSIVIAAITSCTNTSNPSVMIGAGLVAQKARERGLDVKPWVKTSLAPGSKVVTDYLENSGLLDDLEALRFHIVGYGCTSCIGNSGPLPKHIAHAVEENDLVVASVLSGNRNFEARVHPQVKMNYLMSPMLVVAYALAGRVDVDLNEEPLGFDPNLEPVYLKDIWPSNDEIFEVMGKVLNPGDFEKNYGEIFEGNEQWKNLEAPSDKVYNWSEKSTYIKEAPFFQGLSNEVPEPQDINGANVLLKLGDSITTDHISPAGAFAESSPAGQYLVGRGVEKKDFNSYGSRRGNDEVMVRGTFANVRIKNQLASREGGYTTHIPSGEEMTVFEASEKYQQDNIPLVVLAGKEYGSGSSRDWAAKGTTLLGIHAVIAESYERIHRSNLVGMGVLPLQFAEGQSASSLGLDGKEEITIEGISDGLKPLKKLQATAKKEGGAVVNFEVVCRLDSEVEIAYYKNGGILHYVLREFLKQD; from the coding sequence ATGTCATTAGATCCTTATCATATCAAAAAGCAACTTGATACTGCAAAAGGGTCGCTAAGCTACTGGAGTTTGGCGTCATTGCAGGAACAAGGTCATAAGATCAATCAGCTTCCGTTTTCAATCCGGATTTTGCTAGAGAATGCATTACGGAACTATGATGACTTTGCCATTACCAAAGAGCATACCGAGACGCTTCTTAACTGGAAGCCGGAAGCATCTGACAAAGATGTGCCATATAAGCCTGCAAGGGTTCTCATGCAGGACTTTACAGGAGTGCCGGCAGTGGTGGATATTGCCTCTTTGAGAGCCGAGGCGGTTCGTAAAGGCAAAGACCCACAAAAGATCAACCCATTGATCCCGGTAGATCTGGTCGTGGATCACTCCGTCCAAGTGGATTATTTTGGCACCAACTATTCCTACAAAAAGAATGTGGATGTTGAATACGAGCGCAACGGAGAGCGTTATGAGTTTCTGAAATGGGCACAAAAATCATTTGATAATTTTTCTGTGGTACCACCTGGCATGGGGATCTGCCACCAAGTAAACCTCGAATACCTGGCCAAAGGGGTGATCGAGCGGGACGGCAATGTGTTTCCCGATACCCTAGTCGGCACAGATTCACATACCCCAATGGTAAATGGCATCGGTGTAGTCGGTTGGGGTGTAGGCGGTATCGAAGCGGAAGCAGCCCTGCTGGGCCAGCCTATTTATTTCATTATGCCACAGGTCGTAGGTCTTAAGCTCACTGGTAAATTGCCGTTGGGAACTACCGCCACCGATATGGTCCTGACCATTACGGAGCTTTTGCGTAAACATGGCGTGGTCGGGAAGTTTGTGGAAGTATTCGGTCCCGGTCTGGATACCCTGACCGTTCCGGATAGGGCTACTATTTCCAATATGTCGCCAGAGTTTGGCTGTACGGTAACCTATTTCCCGATCGATGACCGTACGCTCGATTATATGAGCAAGACCAATAGATCTAAGGACCAGATCAAGCTGGTGGAAGATTATGCAAAAGCCAATATGCTGTGGCGTGAGGATGAGGAATCAGTGAATTACAGTAGTCTGGTAGAACTGGATCTAGGCACTGTGGAGCCAACGGTCTCGGGGCCTAAACGTCCTCAGGACAAAATTTTGGTAAGAAATTTCAAAAATAAATTCGGCGAATTGCTGGAAGAAGTACACGGAAGGGAATATATCCCCATAGATAAGCGTGACAAGAGCCGGTGGTTTAGTGAAGGAGGGGGGCAGCCTGTAGATAAGCCAGGAGATCTTCCTGAGGACGTGGAGATCGCCACCAAGACCAAAAATGGTCTTAAAACTGTGGAGGTAAAGATCAATAACGAGGAGTTTGCACTATCCGATGGCAGTATCGTCATAGCGGCCATTACTTCTTGTACCAATACCTCCAATCCAAGTGTAATGATCGGGGCTGGGCTGGTAGCCCAGAAAGCAAGAGAAAGGGGACTGGATGTGAAGCCTTGGGTCAAAACATCATTGGCACCAGGCTCCAAGGTGGTAACCGATTACCTCGAAAATTCCGGTCTTTTGGATGATCTGGAAGCATTGCGGTTTCATATCGTTGGCTACGGCTGTACATCTTGCATCGGTAACTCTGGGCCGCTGCCCAAGCATATAGCCCATGCGGTGGAAGAAAATGACTTGGTCGTGGCTTCTGTATTGTCCGGCAACAGAAACTTTGAGGCCAGGGTGCATCCACAAGTAAAGATGAATTACCTGATGTCACCAATGCTTGTAGTGGCCTACGCCCTTGCCGGCCGGGTAGATGTAGACCTTAATGAAGAGCCATTGGGATTTGATCCTAACTTGGAGCCAGTTTACCTCAAGGATATATGGCCGAGCAATGATGAAATCTTCGAGGTGATGGGGAAAGTCCTCAACCCAGGTGATTTTGAAAAGAACTATGGAGAAATCTTCGAAGGAAACGAGCAATGGAAAAACCTTGAAGCTCCAAGTGATAAGGTGTATAATTGGTCTGAAAAGTCCACCTATATCAAAGAGGCGCCTTTCTTTCAGGGACTTAGCAACGAAGTGCCTGAGCCGCAGGATATCAACGGAGCCAATGTTCTATTGAAATTGGGGGATTCGATCACCACAGATCACATCTCTCCAGCAGGAGCCTTTGCAGAGAGCTCCCCGGCCGGTCAATACCTCGTGGGAAGGGGAGTGGAGAAAAAAGATTTCAACTCTTATGGATCCCGTAGGGGAAATGATGAAGTAATGGTCAGGGGTACCTTTGCCAATGTTCGTATAAAAAACCAATTGGCATCCAGAGAAGGAGGCTATACTACACATATTCCTTCTGGTGAAGAAATGACCGTCTTCGAGGCCTCCGAAAAATACCAGCAAGACAACATACCGTTGGTGGTATTGGCAGGTAAAGAATACGGAAGCGGATCCTCGCGTGACTGGGCTGCCAAGGGAACTACCTTGCTGGGAATCCATGCGGTCATAGCGGAAAGTTATGAACGTATCCACCGCTCTAACCTGGTAGGGATGGGAGTGCTTCCTTTGCAGTTTGCCGAAGGCCAATCTGCTTCTAGTCTAGGGCTAGATGGGAAGGAAGAGATTACCATTGAAGGTATCTCGGACGGCCTCAAACCACTTAAAAAACTGCAAGCAACGGCCAAGAAGGAGGGCGGTGCTGTAGTGAATTTTGAGGTGGTTTGTCGCTTGGATTCAGAGGTGGAGATTGCCTATTATAAAAATGGTGGTATTCTCCATTATGTGTTAAGGGAATTCCTGAAGCAAGATTGA
- a CDS encoding endonuclease/exonuclease/phosphatase family protein yields MKAALYAFSALLIIATLMPLVKKDYWTFRVFDYPRFQKFLLISAALAGWAFVDYNGLSKVDFGIIIILGILFLHLLKQIIPYSPFHTKMVKPARSREKTSIKVLVSNVYQYNNHYSKCLSLIKKERPDLFMLVETSNEWAKAVSALKESYPYQVELPLENTYGMLLYSRFPLKNTSINYLINEEIPSIFTDLILDGQPIKLFAIHPTPPVPGENTHSTERDAEILIVGKKAKAEKKPTIIMGDLNDVAWSYTTELFLKISGMGDPRRGRGMFNTFHAKYSFLRWPLDHIFVSDQFRLKKIKVHHSIGSDHFPISVELVLDKNNDNEQLEANAEEMSEAKEKIISGIEF; encoded by the coding sequence ATGAAAGCAGCGCTCTACGCTTTTTCTGCTCTTCTTATTATCGCAACACTCATGCCATTGGTAAAAAAAGACTATTGGACTTTTAGGGTTTTTGATTATCCCCGCTTCCAAAAGTTCTTATTGATATCGGCAGCATTAGCGGGCTGGGCTTTTGTAGATTATAATGGATTATCAAAAGTCGATTTCGGCATCATCATCATTCTTGGTATACTGTTCCTTCACCTGCTAAAACAAATCATTCCTTATTCACCATTCCATACCAAAATGGTCAAACCTGCTCGTTCCCGAGAAAAGACCTCGATCAAAGTACTTGTAAGCAATGTCTACCAATACAACAACCACTACAGTAAATGCCTTTCATTGATCAAAAAAGAGCGCCCAGACTTATTTATGCTAGTGGAAACAAGTAATGAATGGGCCAAAGCCGTCTCAGCACTCAAGGAGTCGTATCCCTATCAAGTAGAACTACCTCTGGAAAACACGTATGGCATGCTACTTTATTCAAGGTTTCCCTTAAAAAACACTTCAATCAATTACCTAATTAATGAGGAGATTCCATCCATCTTCACTGATCTCATCTTGGACGGGCAGCCAATCAAACTTTTTGCCATCCACCCTACTCCTCCTGTGCCGGGCGAAAACACCCACAGCACCGAAAGAGATGCTGAAATCCTGATCGTAGGAAAAAAAGCCAAGGCAGAAAAAAAACCAACCATCATCATGGGAGACCTCAATGATGTAGCATGGAGCTATACTACTGAACTGTTCTTAAAGATCAGTGGCATGGGAGATCCCAGGAGAGGCAGGGGGATGTTCAATACTTTCCATGCCAAGTACTCGTTCCTTCGCTGGCCCTTGGATCATATTTTCGTAAGCGACCAATTTCGACTAAAAAAAATAAAGGTACATCACTCCATTGGTTCGGACCATTTTCCCATCAGTGTGGAATTGGTGCTTGATAAAAACAATGATAATGAGCAATTGGAAGCTAATGCAGAAGAGATGTCCGAGGCCAAAGAAAAAATCATCAGCGGAATAGAATTCTAG
- a CDS encoding MlaD family protein yields the protein MRNDNKKSVIVGIFVLVGIIIAVVGILTLGAQQKVFVKSVKLKAVFDDIQGLQTGNNVWFSGVKIGTVTSIKFYGDSQVEIEMNVDADSKDYIRKDSKATISSDGLIGNKIIVLYGGTTQAPAISDGDRLQAVMPLDTDNMMETLQENNQNLVSITNDLKVLTGKIANGEGIVGAVLTDSLLATNFKNTLVSLERTAASSSQIARDLGDFTASLDREGTILYELSHDTTVYSSLKKTAYELENTSMTATEAATNFKDASEKLNSKDNAVGMLLNDEEFADYIKATLKNTETSTELLNENLEALKYAWIMRKAHKRKEKAEAKAAKEAEKAGE from the coding sequence ATGAGAAATGATAATAAAAAATCAGTAATCGTCGGGATATTCGTACTAGTAGGAATTATCATTGCGGTAGTAGGGATCCTGACATTGGGAGCACAGCAAAAGGTTTTTGTGAAAAGTGTAAAGCTAAAAGCTGTTTTTGACGATATCCAAGGACTTCAGACAGGAAATAACGTCTGGTTTTCAGGGGTCAAGATAGGAACGGTGACCTCCATCAAATTTTATGGGGATTCGCAGGTAGAAATAGAAATGAACGTGGATGCCGACTCCAAGGATTATATCCGGAAAGACTCCAAGGCCACCATTAGTTCCGATGGCCTTATCGGTAACAAGATCATTGTCCTTTATGGAGGTACCACCCAAGCGCCAGCGATCTCTGATGGAGACCGACTGCAAGCAGTAATGCCACTGGATACGGATAATATGATGGAGACGCTACAGGAAAACAACCAGAACCTTGTCTCCATTACCAATGATCTAAAAGTGCTTACGGGCAAAATAGCCAACGGAGAAGGGATCGTCGGTGCGGTGCTGACCGATAGCTTATTGGCCACTAATTTTAAGAACACTTTGGTGAGTTTGGAGAGAACAGCAGCCAGTAGTAGTCAAATAGCCCGGGACTTGGGAGATTTTACGGCCAGTTTGGATAGGGAAGGTACCATCCTGTATGAGTTGTCCCATGATACGACGGTATATTCCAGTCTGAAGAAGACCGCCTATGAACTCGAAAATACCAGTATGACAGCCACTGAGGCAGCGACAAACTTCAAGGATGCCAGTGAAAAACTGAATTCAAAGGACAACGCTGTGGGAATGCTGCTCAATGACGAGGAGTTTGCCGACTATATAAAGGCGACGCTTAAAAATACAGAAACCTCTACCGAGCTGCTCAACGAAAACCTGGAAGCGCTTAAGTATGCGTGGATCATGAGAAAGGCGCATAAGCGCAAGGAAAAGGCAGAAGCCAAAGCGGCAAAAGAAGCAGAAAAGGCTGGTGAATAA
- a CDS encoding ABC transporter ATP-binding protein, translating into MREKVVEVRGLKKSFGELDVLMGVDLDLYKGENVVVLGKSGTGKSVLIKIMVGLLTQDEGTMNVLGKEVSKLKENDLNDLRLKIGFSFQASALYDSMTVRENLEFPLVRNVKGLSRTEKDTMVEEVLEAVGLSQTINQMPSELSGGQRKRIGIARTLILKPEIMLYDEPTAGLDPITCSDINNLINEVRERYNTSSIIITHDLTCARDTGDRVAVLLDGQFGAEGKFEEVFKTPDDQRVKSFYDYNFIT; encoded by the coding sequence ATGAGAGAAAAAGTAGTAGAAGTCAGGGGGCTGAAGAAGTCTTTTGGAGAGTTAGATGTGCTGATGGGGGTGGATCTGGATCTTTACAAAGGGGAGAATGTCGTGGTACTCGGGAAGTCCGGTACGGGCAAATCCGTGTTGATTAAGATCATGGTGGGTTTACTTACACAAGATGAAGGTACCATGAACGTCCTCGGCAAAGAAGTCTCCAAACTCAAGGAGAATGACCTGAATGACCTGAGGCTTAAGATTGGATTTTCTTTTCAGGCAAGTGCGTTGTATGATAGTATGACTGTTCGTGAAAACTTAGAGTTTCCCCTTGTGAGAAATGTTAAGGGGCTTAGCAGAACTGAAAAGGACACGATGGTGGAAGAAGTGCTGGAAGCAGTGGGGCTTTCCCAGACGATAAACCAAATGCCATCAGAGCTTTCGGGTGGTCAGAGAAAACGGATAGGGATAGCTAGGACACTGATCCTAAAGCCTGAAATCATGCTATATGATGAACCCACAGCAGGATTGGATCCGATCACCTGCAGTGATATCAATAACCTGATCAATGAGGTAAGGGAGCGATACAATACATCTTCTATCATTATTACCCATGACTTGACCTGTGCTAGGGATACAGGAGATAGGGTGGCGGTGCTTTTGGACGGTCAGTTTGGCGCCGAAGGAAAATTTGAAGAGGTGTTTAAGACACCGGATGACCAAAGAGTGAAATCATTTTATGACTATAATTTCATTACATAA
- a CDS encoding MlaE family ABC transporter permease, whose product MANKSSNREHLISPRIDKMMLGLADAFAFIRRFFKEVWMPPYEFREVIRQCYKIGYNSLPLISLTGFIVGIVFTNQSRPSLSEFGATSWLPSLISIAIVRAMGPLVTALIAAGKVGSSIGAEIGSMKVTEQIDAMEVSATNPFKFLVVTRVLATTFMIPILVMYTDCVALMGAFLSVSSNESVSFSTYFVQVFDAISFLDIFSSIIKSLVFGFTIGIVGCYKGYHSSKGTEGVGKAANASVVLAMFLIFIEELLALQIVNFIRMS is encoded by the coding sequence ATGGCAAATAAATCAAGTAACAGAGAGCATTTGATAAGTCCGAGGATCGATAAGATGATGTTAGGGCTGGCAGATGCTTTTGCATTTATCAGGCGATTCTTTAAGGAAGTTTGGATGCCGCCGTATGAATTTAGAGAGGTAATTCGCCAATGTTATAAAATTGGCTATAATTCTTTGCCACTGATCTCTTTGACAGGTTTTATAGTGGGGATCGTTTTTACTAATCAGTCTCGTCCATCCTTATCTGAGTTTGGCGCTACTTCGTGGTTGCCATCCTTGATTTCCATTGCGATTGTACGGGCGATGGGCCCCCTAGTGACAGCGTTGATCGCTGCCGGCAAGGTGGGGTCCAGTATCGGTGCGGAGATTGGTTCGATGAAGGTAACCGAGCAGATTGATGCCATGGAGGTTTCTGCGACCAACCCGTTTAAGTTTTTGGTGGTCACACGAGTATTGGCCACTACGTTTATGATTCCGATATTGGTGATGTACACGGATTGCGTGGCGTTAATGGGTGCGTTTCTTTCTGTAAGCAGTAATGAGAGCGTTAGTTTCTCGACTTACTTTGTCCAAGTGTTCGATGCCATTTCGTTTTTGGATATCTTTTCATCCATTATCAAATCCTTAGTGTTTGGCTTTACCATTGGGATCGTAGGTTGCTACAAGGGTTACCATTCCTCAAAAGGAACAGAAGGAGTGGGAAAGGCTGCCAATGCCTCGGTGGTATTGGCGATGTTTTTGATTTTTATCGAAGAATTACTGGCGCTTCAAATTGTTAACTTTATCAGAATGTCCTAA
- a CDS encoding response regulator yields MKSSHKIALIYILIGGSWVTISSMLLDQIQSKLGIDNAVEVEVIKALLFVGASGLLIYFLVERSLRMDKKVWKGYAGVFDHMPISMWVVDRASLKIRESNLMARDVFDTNKDEKDLVGFDDFFSVETEEMLAFFGGRKKALKEYKLADKNGDERVMDIYAVPFIRNGRDKLMVAAVDNTSIHQNIMEKESLNQSLKEQNDRLRKFSFMNSHNLRRPLSNILGMMNFLSEERNSKEVIDMLKRSSEELDEEVKKMNEILAEEMVQNEFNMPVSGHRSKSILIVDDDKVQHLINKRLLLKSNPQLELYFFSNPLEALKWLENHKVDLLLLDINMPQMVGWDFLDQLIERKIKLEVKMLSSSIDPRDEERSQQYDMVSGFLVKPLKKDSLGEIL; encoded by the coding sequence ATGAAGTCAAGTCATAAAATAGCACTTATCTACATTTTAATCGGAGGAAGTTGGGTGACCATTTCTTCTATGTTACTGGATCAGATTCAGTCCAAGCTTGGTATTGATAATGCGGTAGAGGTAGAAGTGATCAAGGCGTTGTTATTTGTGGGGGCATCTGGTTTATTGATTTACTTTTTGGTAGAGCGATCGCTCCGTATGGATAAGAAAGTTTGGAAGGGATATGCCGGGGTGTTTGACCATATGCCAATTAGCATGTGGGTGGTGGATCGGGCCTCTCTCAAAATCAGGGAATCCAACCTCATGGCCAGGGATGTTTTTGATACGAATAAAGACGAAAAAGACTTGGTCGGATTTGATGATTTTTTTAGTGTAGAAACTGAAGAAATGTTGGCCTTTTTTGGAGGTAGGAAAAAGGCCCTAAAAGAATATAAATTAGCCGATAAAAATGGTGATGAAAGGGTGATGGATATCTATGCTGTTCCCTTCATCAGAAATGGCAGGGACAAGCTTATGGTGGCTGCAGTGGACAATACCTCAATCCATCAAAACATCATGGAAAAGGAGTCACTTAATCAGTCGCTAAAAGAGCAGAATGATCGGCTTCGGAAATTCTCTTTTATGAACTCGCATAATCTACGCCGGCCTTTGTCCAATATTTTGGGGATGATGAATTTCCTTAGTGAGGAACGAAACAGTAAAGAGGTAATTGACATGCTTAAAAGGTCCTCTGAAGAACTTGATGAGGAGGTGAAAAAAATGAATGAAATACTAGCTGAAGAGATGGTACAGAATGAATTCAACATGCCAGTATCGGGTCATCGATCCAAGTCAATTCTTATTGTGGATGACGACAAAGTACAACATCTGATCAATAAACGGTTACTGCTAAAAAGCAACCCGCAGTTGGAGCTATATTTCTTTTCTAACCCGTTGGAAGCATTAAAATGGTTGGAAAATCATAAAGTGGACTTATTATTGCTTGATATAAATATGCCGCAGATGGTTGGCTGGGATTTTTTGGATCAGCTAATTGAACGAAAGATCAAATTAGAAGTGAAAATGCTGTCCTCTTCGATTGACCCAAGAGATGAGGAAAGAAGCCAGCAGTATGATATGGTCAGTGGTTTTTTAGTAAAGCCCTTAAAAAAAGATTCTTTAGGAGAGATTTTATAG